One part of the Lycium ferocissimum isolate CSIRO_LF1 chromosome 8, AGI_CSIRO_Lferr_CH_V1, whole genome shotgun sequence genome encodes these proteins:
- the LOC132068123 gene encoding eukaryotic peptide chain release factor subunit 1-3-like codes for MADGQENDKNIEIWKMKKLIKALQSARGNGTSMISLIIPPGDQISRITKMLAEEYGTASNIKSRVNRQSVLGAITSAQQRLKLYNKVPPNGLLLYTGTIVTDDGKEKKVTFDLTPFKPINASLYLCDNKFHTEPLGELLESDEKFGFIVMDGNGTLFGTLSGNTREVLHKFTVDLPKKHGRGGQSALRFARLRMEKRHNYVRKTAELATQFYINPATSQPNVSGLILAGSADFKTELSQSDMFDPRLQAKILNVVDVSYGGEAGFNQAIELSAEILANVKFIQEKRLIGKFFEEISQDTGKYVFGVDDTIKGLEMGAVETLIVWENLDINRYVLKNSVTNEIVIKHLNKLQEGDNSNFKDPATSAELEVQDKMPLLEWFANEYKTFGCSLEFVTNRSQEGSQFCRGFGGIGGILRYQLDLRSFDEPSDEGEYFEDSD; via the coding sequence ATGGCAGACGGCCAAGAAAACGATAAGAATATTGAAAtatggaaaatgaaaaaattaatcaaagccCTACAATCTGCCAGAGGAAACGGCACGAGCATGATCTCTCTTATCATACCCCCTGGTGATCAGATATCTCGTATTACCAAAATGCTTGCCGAAGAATACGGTACTGCATCAAATATTAAGAGCAGAGTAAACCGTCAATCTGTGCTCGGTGCAATAACATCTGCCCAACAAAGGCTTAAACTTTATAACAAAGTTCCTCCTAATGGGTTGCTGCTTTATACGGGAACTATAGTGACGGATGACGGGAAGGAAAAAAAGGTCACGTTTGATCTTACGCCTTTTAAACCCATAAACGCGTCTTTATACTTATGCGACAACAAGTTTCATACCGAACCTCTTGGTGAACTATTGGAATCTGATGAGAAGTTTGGTTTCATCGTCATGGACGGTAACGGGACTCTTTTCGGGACCTTAAGTGGCAACACACGAGAAGTTCTTCATAAGTTCACGGTTGACCTCCCGAAGAAGCACGGAAGAGGAGGTCAATCGGCTCTTCGTTTCGCTCGTCTACGAATGGAGAAACGCCATAATTACGTGAGGAAGACGGCAGAGCTCGCTACTCAGTTCTATATTAACCCGGCTACTAGCCAGCCGAATGTATCCGGACTAATACTTGCGGGATCTGCTGATTTTAAAACCGAGCTAAGTCAATCGGATATGTTTGACCCGCGCTTACAAGCGAAGATACTTAACGTGGTTGACGTGTCGTACGGTGGGGAAGCCGGATTCAATCAGGCGATCGAGCTGTCTGCTGAGATTCTCGCTAATGTGAAGTTTATACAAGAAAAGCGGTTGATAGGGAAATTCTTCGAGGAAATCAGTCAAGATACTGGAAAGTATGTATTTGGCGTGGATGACACGATAAAAGGTTTGGAGATGGGAGCTGTTGAAACCCTAATTGTGTGGGAAAATCTTGATATAAACCGTTACGTACTGAAAAATAGTGTGACTAATGAGATTGTCATTAAGCACTTAAACAAGTTACAAGAGGGTGATAATAGTAATTTCAAGGATCCTGCCACGTCAGCTGAATTGGAGGTTCAGGACAAAATGCCGCTGCTGGAGTGGTTTGCCAATGAGTACAAAACTTTCGGTTGTTCGCTCGAGTTTGTGACTAACAGGTCTCAGGAGGGGTCACAGTTTTGCAGAGGATTTGGTGGCATTGGAGGAATTCTTCGGTACCAGCTTGACCTGCGTTCGTTTGACGAGCCATCTGATGAAGGAGAATACTTTGAGGATTCTGATTAA
- the LOC132066846 gene encoding protein SMAX1-LIKE 3-like, with protein sequence MRTNSGNYTFQQALTVESASIVKQALNLAKRRGHSHVTPLHVAIAMLVSSSSNILRKVCFQSHCHPLQYRTLELCFNVALNRLPTSGSSPILEPPVHPPYLSNALVAAFKRAQAYQRRGSIENQQQQHYLRVEIEQLLVSILDDPSVSRVMREAGFSSIQLKTNVEHAISSENSTKPMVIASGNNLKLSQCKSGDDPSVRRVMREAGFSSIQLKTIVEHAISSENSRKPMVITSGDNLNLSLCKSVDDQIKNDDDVMSVIEAMMNKKMRNTVIIGECLANAERVVRGVIDKFDKEEVSLHMKHVQFISVPLFTLRKVSKEEFAAKIRELRILLRSYINKGVVIYLGDLEWISEFWTENNEQKNNYMIMELSRLLCGEMRENGRLWLMGIASFETYAKCKTGCPSLQTLWDLHPLTIPVVNLDLSLNLESDPNSHFRTKTTVDDSTVKSEATTSYSSPSLPSWLHKYKEVNNQDNNNIQESEEMRNLCKKWNSICSCVHKHDHYGLSSSSPCSSTSISSSNKSKKEHQFLNTKPELLSNPNSSPNSTSSSEASRYMEHLDRLKELNSALCCSDSSKMLPHPCRILQNCTTFGGSDTHPSTFFNGPSNIDSEKMKILCKALEEKVPWQKDIIHEIVSTILECRHNKEETWLLFLGADSQGKEKISRELAKIIFGFQDSFISIGLSTFSSSTRTDSTDQEVSNKRTRDEQGRSYLERFADAIQENPSRVFFMEDIDQVDSFSQKSIQKAIETGKLTLPNGDLVSVKDSIVIFSCEEYFSSVSRTCSRATIMKFGERKEKMMLHWI encoded by the exons ATGAGGACTAATAGTGGTAATTATACTTTCCAACAGGCACTAACTGTTGAATCTGCAAGCATAGTGAAACAAGCTTTGAACTTAGCTAAAAGAAGAGGCCATTCACATGTAACTCCTCTTCATGTAGCAATTGCTATGTTAGTTTCCTCTTCatcaaatattttaagaaaagttTGTTTCCAATCACATTGTCATCCACTTCAGTACAGAACTCTTGAACTTTGCTTCAATGTGGCACTCAATAGGCTTCCTACCTCTGGATCTAGTCCTATTCTCGAACCTCCTGTTCACCCTCCTTATCTTTCTAATGCCTTAGTTGCTGCATTTAAAAGGGCACAAGCCTATCAACGTCGCGGTTCAATAGAGaatcagcaacaacaacactacCTCAGAGTAGAAATTGAGCAGCTTCTTGTTTCAATTCTTGATGATCCTAGTGTTAGCAGAGTCATGAGGGAAGCCGGTTTTTCTAGCATCCAACTAAAAACAAATGTAGAACACGCTATTTCTTCCGAAAATAGCACAAAACCAATGGTCATAGCATCAGGAAATAATCTCAAATTGTCACAATGCAAATCAGGTGACGATCCAAGTGTTAGAAGAGTCATGAGGGAAGCTGGTTTTTCTAGTATCCAACTAAAAACCATTGTAGAACACGCAATTTCTTCTGAAAATAGCAGAAAACCGATGGTCATAACATCAGGAGACAATCTCAACTTGTCACTATGCAAATCAGTTGATGATCAAATCaagaatgatgatgatgtgatgagtgTTATAGAAGCAATGATGAACAAGAAAATGAGAAACACAGTTATTATAGGAGAGTGTTTAGCCAATGCTGAACGGGTTGTTAGAGGAGTTATCGATAAGTTTGATAAAGAAGAAGTATCACTACACATGAAACATGTTCAGTTCATAAGTGTTCCACTTTTTACACTGAGAAAAGTCTCCAAAGAAGAGTTTGCAGCCAAGATTAGAGAGCTAAGGATTTTACTAAGAAGCTATATAAACAAAGGGGTGGTTATATACTTAGGTGATCTTGAATGGATATCTGAGTTTTGGACTGAAAACAATGAGCAAAAAAATAACTACATGATAATGGAGCTTAGTAGATTGTTATGTGGTGAAATGAGGGAAAATGGAAGGCTATGGCTTATGGGGATTGCAAGTTTTGAAACTTACGCCAAATGTAAAACTGGCTGTCCTTCTCTACAGACTCTTTGGGATCTTCATCCTCTTACAATTCCCGTTGTCAACTTGGATCTCAGCCTTAACCTTGAAAG TGATCCGAATAGTCACTTTAGAACCAAGACAACAGTGGATGATTCAACAGTCAAATCTGAGGCCACTACATCTTACAGCAGCCCAAGTTTGCCTTCATGGCTCCACAAGTACAAGGAAGTGAATAATCAAGATAACAACAATATTCAg GAATCAGAAGAAATGAGAAATCTTTGCAAGAAGTGGAACTCTATTTGCAGTTGTGTTCACAAACATGATCATTACGGTTTATCTTCATCATCTCCTTGTTCTTCTACTTCAATATCTTcatcaaacaaatcaaagaaaGAACACCAATTTTTGAATACAAAGCCTGAACTTCTATCTAATCCCAATTCAAGTCCTAATTCAACTTCCTCAAGTGAAGCAAGTAGATATATGGAGCACTTGGATAGGTTGAAGGAGCTTAATTCTGCGTTATGTTGCTCAGACTCGTCAAAAATGTTGCCGCATCCGTGTAGGATCCTCCAAAattgcactacttttggaggatccgataCACACCCGTCGACATTTTTTAAcggtccgagcaacatagattcAGAGAAAATGAAGATTCTTTGCAAGGCATTGGAGGAAAAAGTTCCATGGCAAAAAGACATAATCCATGAAATAGTAAGCACAATTCTTGAGTGTAGACACAACAAGGAAGAAACTTGGCTATTGTTCTTAGGTGCTGATTCTCAAGGGAAAGAGAAAATTTCAAGGGAGTTAGCTAAAATAATCTTTGGCTTTCAAGATAGCTTCATTTCCATTGGACTAAGTACTTTCTCATCATCAACAAGAACTGATTCAACTGATCAAGAAGTCAGCAACAAAAGAACTCGAGACGAGCAAG GCAGGAGTTATCTTGAGAGGTTTGCAGATGCAATTCAAGAAAATCCTAGCAGAGTGTTCTTCATGGAAGATATCGATCAAGTTGattctttttcacaaaaaagTATTCAAAAAGCTATTGAAACTGGAAAATTAACACTTCCTAATGGTGATTTGGTCTCTGTTAAGGATTCTATAGTCATTTTCAGCTGTGAAGAGtatttcagttcagtttcaagAACTTGTTCTCGTGCTACTATTATGAAATTTggtgaaagaaaagagaaaatgatGCTTCATTGGATTTAA
- the LOC132066848 gene encoding leucine-rich repeat receptor protein kinase EMS1-like — translation MQLKKDLLVFATLFYHFSMVYGCDETERAALMSFKSLLTDPSNRLSSWQGENCCNWKGIKCSSSGRVIVVNLRNPNPDKVLINVNKEVFSYSKNTSDFVLKGTISPLLFTLNHMQHLDLSFNNFMFSKLPTEISNLTKLTYLNLSNAMFQDSITTQFSNLTSLRFLDLSCANIVADLSSISISLTLPLELDFGSMISFIRYGELSSPNLRWLEGLRGLRYLVLTGVDLSKASESFHWAKPISSLSNLMSLQLSKCKISGRIPIGQLLNLTNLSTLKMRSNVLTSSIPELLSNLTTLSVLDFSANYLDGHIPYFPQLEELSVDSNPDMTIDLVSMFSVPWSKLTFLDISFARVGGVIPPSLSNSTSLTFFRADRCSIQGSIPSSVTKLKKLSFLMLNDNYITGQLPVNMSSLISLQHLSLLQNSLQGYIPISICHMPSLKYLNLDRNELIGRLPLCILQLPKLSHLYVQENNLNGDIPLSLFQKSRLDQISFGLSGLSIEIDDQDQPFVQTFQPTILEFTSCNMRGEIPEFFSNLTSLMVLNLANNSLSGAIPHWLFNLPSLSVLNLFMNNFEGAIPPMIQLKSSPYPTTINLAKNNLQGPIPSKFENVNVIDLSLNNFVGTIPTCIGEVPGIRSISLSGNQIHGPIPESFCQVTNILQVLDLSNNSLSGTIRRNLGNCKSLIYLNLGQNKLTGSVPKEIERVTSLRYLDLNGNQFEGSFPRVNENFQDLEILNLAGNRFEGRIPKSIGDLHSLRMLVLASNTFNESIPEGLMKLENLQYIGLSRNNLSGPIPENLDGLKMMTKRQNEATILLGYVYSLMFTGVQLEIVTKGQTHWLESVYSYHTGFDVSSNALTGKIPEKIGLLSGIPMLNLSHNNLFGPIPKTIGEMISLESLDLSYNQLTGEIPVTLTLLDFLQYLNLSYNNLSGRIPSNPHFDTLYQDGTTYIGNKYLCGVPDGMNCSNNGPSTTEITENRYDQEYFLFVVVVFFGYVTGISGVFLLLYFIGDNWRNKYWRAVDRIVLKIVNCKP, via the coding sequence ATGCAGTTAAAGAAAGATCTCCTTGTATTTGCTACTCTTTTTTACCATTTTTCCATGGTTTATGGCTGTGATGAAACAGAAAGAGCGGCTCTAATGAGCTTCAAATCGTTGCTGACTGATCCATCTAATCGATTATCTTCATGGCAGGGCGAAAATTGTTGCAACTGGAAAGGAATCAAATGCTCGAGTTCAGGTCGTGTTATAGTTGTCAATCTCCGGAATCCTAATCCGGATAAAGTCTTGATCAATGTCAATAAGGAAGTCTTTTCATATTCTAAAAACACGTCCGATTTTGTCCTTAAAGGTACCATATCTCCATTGCTCTTCACTCTTAACCATATGCAACATCTCGACCTGAGTTTCAACAACTTCATGTTCTCAAAGTTACCCACTGAGATATCAAACTTAACAAAATTGACTTATCTGAATTTGTCAAATGCCATGTTTCAAGATTCCATCACCACTCAATTCTCGAACCTCACATCTCTAAGGTTTCTTGATCTTTCATGCGCTAATATAGTGGCTGATTTGTCTTCTATTTCTATTAGCTTGACATTACCACTAGAGTTAGATTTTGGCTCAATGATTTCTTTTATCAGATATGGTGAATTGTCCAGTCCAAATCTAAGGTGGTTAGAAGGACTCAGAGGTCTCAGATATTTAGTATTGACTGGCGTTGATCTATCAAAGGCATCCGAATCATTTCATTGGGCTAAACCAATATCAAGTCTTTCGAATCTCATGTCACTTCAATTGTCCAAATGCAAAATTTCAGGAAGAATTCCGATAGGGCAATTACTTAACCTTACTAATCTTTCTACTCTAAAAATGAGGTCCAACGTTCTAACATCCTCAATACCTGAGCTACTATCAAACCTCACAACCCTCTCGGTTCTTGATTTTAGTGCCAATTATCTAGATGGTCATATCCCTTACTTTCCTCAACTCGAAGAACTTTCTGTTGATAGCAATCCTGATATGACCATAGATCTTGTTTCAATGTTTTCAGTCCCATGGTCAAAGTTGACTTTTCTTGACATAAGCTTCGCTCGGGTAGGTGGAGTGATTCCTCCTTCTTTAAGCAACTCAACTTCATTAACCTTTTTCCGAGCTGATAGATGCTCGATACAAGGGTCTATACCTTCTTCAGTTACAAAACTTAAGAAATTAAGTTTCCTGATGCTCAACGACAATTATATCACAGGCCAACTTCCTGTAAACATGTCCAGTTTAATAAGCCTTCAACACTTATCACTGTTACAGAATAGTTTACAAGGGTATATTCCAATTTCGATTTGTCATATGCCCTCCCTGAAGTACCTGAATTTAGATAGGAACGAGCTAATAGGACGTCTTCCCTTGTGCATACTTCAGCTTCCTAAGCTTTCGCATCTTTATGTTCAGGAGAATAACCTGAATGGTGATATCCCACTGTCTTTGTTCCAGAAGTCAAGATTGGATCAAATTAGTTTCGGACTTAGTGGATTGTCAATCGAAATCGATGATCAAGATCAACCCTTTGTGCAGACGTTCCAGCCCACAATTTTGGAATTCACATCTTGCAACATGAGAGGAGAAATCCCGGAGTTCTTTTCGAATTTAACGAGCCTCATGGTTTTAAATTTAGCTAACAACAGTTTATCAGGAGCCATACCACACTGGTTGTTCAATCTTCCTTCCCTCTCTGTCCTaaatttatttatgaataaCTTCGAGGGAGCTATACCTCCAATGATTCAGCTGAAATCTTCTCCttatccaacaacaataaatTTAGCCAAAAACAACCTTCAAGGTCCTATCCCTTCTAAGTTCGAGAATGTTAATGTCATCGATTTGTCACTTAACAATTTTGTAGGCACAATTCCAACATGTATAGGAGAAGTTCCCGGCATCAGGTCCATATCACTATCCGGAAACCAAATTCATGGTCCAATACCTGAATCATTTTGCCAAGTGACTAACATTCTCCAGGTGCTTGATCTCTCTAATAACAGCTTGTCAGGCACAATTCGACGTAATTTGGGAAACTGCAAGTCTCTCATTTACCTTAATCTTGGACAAAACAAGCTCACTGGAAGTGTTCCAAAAGAGATTGAACGTGTTACAAGCCTTCGTTACCTTGACCTGAATGGGAATCAGTTCGAAGGATCTTTTCCAAGAGTGAACGAAAACTTTCAAGATTTGGAGATTCTGAACTTGGCAGGAAATAGATTTGAAGGACGGATACCAAAGTCCATCGGTGACCTACACAGCCTCCGTATGCTAGTTCTTGCATCAAACACTTTCAATGAATCTATCCCGGAAGGgctaatgaagttggaaaatctACAATATATTGGTCTATCCAGGAACAATCTGTCCGGTCCAATTCCTGAGAACCTTGATGGCTTGAAAATGATGACGAAAAGACAAAATGAGGCAACCATCTTATTAGGTTATGTTTACTCCTTGATGTTCACTGGTGTTCAGCTAGAAATAGTCACCAAAGGACAAACACATTGGCTTGAGTCAGTGTATTCCTACCACACTGGATTCGACGTCTCGAGCAATGCTCTTACTGGTAAAATCCCTGAGAAAATCGGCCTTTTGAGTGGAATCCCAATGCTGAATCTCTCACATAACAATCTCTTTGGACCGATCCCAAAGACTATCGGTGAGATGATTTCACTCGAGTCGTTGGATCTTAGCTATAACCAATTAACAGGTGAAATTCCAGTGACATTAACACTGTTAGATTTTCTTCAGTATCTCAACTTGTCTTATAACAATTTGAGCGGACGTATTCCAAGCAATCCACATTTTGACACTTTgtatcaagatggaacaacatATATCGGGAACAAATACTTATGTGGTGTTCCTGATGGGATGAATTGCAGTAACAACGGACCGTCTACGACTGAAATAACAGAGAACAGATATGATCaagaatattttctttttgttgtagttgtattctTTGGCTATGTAACAGGAATTTCTGGAGTATTTCTGCTCTTATATTTTATAGGTGACAATTGGAGGAACAAGTACTGGAGGGCAGTAGACAGAATTGTGTTAAAAATAGTGAATTGTAAACcatga
- the LOC132066847 gene encoding LRR receptor-like serine/threonine-protein kinase FLS2, which yields MWLKKDFIIFATLFYHFSIVYGCHETERAALLSFKSLLTDPSDRLSSWQGKNCCNWKGIKCSSSGRVVVVNLRNPNPVEVTININKELVSNSNNTSDFALKGTISPLLFTLNHMQHLDLSFNNFMFSKLPVEISNLTKLTYLNLSNAMFQDSITAQFSNLTSLRSLDLSCAHSVPDFSSVSVSLTFPLKLDYGLLFSFISFGHLSSPNLTWLEGLRHLRYLVLTGVDLSKASVSYYWAKPISTLSNLMSLQLSNCKISGRIPIGQLLNLTNLSNLNMSSNVLTSPIPDLLSNLTTLSVLDFSGNNLDGHIPYIPQLKELSVSSNPDMTIDLVSMFSVPWSKLMLLDICFVRVAGPIPPSLTNSTSLTSFRADGCSIHGSIPSSITKLKRLSVLMLNDNEITGQLPVSLSSLISLHYLSLFQNRLEGPIPVSICQIPSLKYLNLEWNDLTGRLPLCILQLPKLSSLYIQRNNLNGNLPLSLFRKSRLNEISLGTSGLSVQIDDQDQTFEQTFHPTILDFTSCNMRGEIPDFFSNFTSLVVLNLANNSLSGAIPHWLFNLPALSILALPMNNFKGFIPPTIQLKSSRFPTIVNLARNNLQGPIPTQLENVNVIDLSLNNFVGTIPSRIGEVPGIRSVSLSGNKIQGPIPESFCQSTNVLQVLDLSNNSLSGTIRRNLGNCKSLIYLNLGQNKLTGSVPKELERVTSLCYLDLKGNQFEGSFPRVIENFQDLEILNLAGNRFKGRIPNFIGDLHHLRILVLASNTFNESIPAGLMKLENLQYISLANNNLSGPIPDNLDGLKMMTKTQNEAKIIGYLYSLKFTGAQLEIVTKGRTHLLESVYSYNTGFDISSNALTGKIPEMIGLLSGLPLLNLSHNNLFGLIPKTIGGMISLESLDLSDNHLTGEIPVTLTLLDFLQHLNLSYNNLSGKIPRNPHFDTLYQDGTAYIGNKYLCGTPDGTNCSYNGPSITEIIEDIYDQENVLFVLVIFLGYVTGISGLFLLLYLMKENWRNMYWRAVDRIVLKIVKKLL from the coding sequence ATGTGGCTAAAGAAAGATTTCATTATATTTGCTACTCTATTTTACCATTTCTCGATCGTTTATGGCTGCCATGAAACAGAAAGAGCAGCTCTGCTAAGCTTCAAATCCTTGCTAACTGATCCATCTGATCGGTTATCTTCATGGCAAGGCAAAAACTGTTGCAATTGGAAAGGAATCAAGTGCTCAAGTTCAGGTCGTGTTGTAGTTGTCAACCTCCGGAATCCTAATCCGGTTGAAGTCacgatcaatatcaataaagaaCTTGTTTCAAATTCTAACAACACATCTGATTTTGCCCTTAAAGGTACTATATCTCCATTGCTTTTCACTCTTAACCATATGCAACATCTCGATTTAAGTTTCAACAACTTCATGTTCTCAAAGTTACCTGTCGAGATATCAAACTTAACAAAGTTAACTTATCTCAATCTGTCAAATGCCATGTTTCAAGATTCCATCACCGCACAATTCTCAAACCTTACATCTCTAAGGTCTCTTGATCTTTCGTGTGCTCATTCAGTACCCGATTTTTCTTCTGTTTCTGTTAGCTTGACGTTTCCACTGAAGTTGGATTATGGCTTATTGTTCTCTTTTATAAGCTTTGGTCATTTGTCTAGTCCGAATCTAACGTGGTTAGAAGGACTCCGACATCTCAGATATCTAGTATTGACTGGTGTTGATCTATCAAAGGCGTCCGTATCATATTATTGGGCTAAACCAATTTCAACCCTTTCAAATCTCATGTCACTTCAATTGTCCAACTGCAAGATTTCAGGAAGGATTCCTATAGGGCAATTACTTAACCTTACTAATCTTTCTAATCTCAATATGAGTTCTAACGTTCTAACATCCCCGATACCTGATCTGCTATCGAACCTCACAACCCTCTCGGTTCTTGATTTTAGTGGAAACAACTTAGATGGTCATATCCCTTACATTCCTCAACTCAAAGAACTTTCCGTTTCTAGCAATCCAGATATGACCATCGATCTTGTTTCAATGTTTTCAGTCCCGTGGTCAAAGTTGATGCTCCTTGATATCTGCTTTGTTCGTGTAGCTGGACCGATTCCTCCTTCTTTAACCAACTCAACTTCATTAACATCTTTCCGAGCTGATGGATGCTCGATCCACGGGTCGATACCTTCTTCTATCACTAAACTTAAGAGATTaagtgtgttgatgttgaacgaCAACGAAATCACAGGTCAACTTCCTGTATCTTTGTCTAGTTTAATAAGCCTTCATTACTTATCTCTATTTCAGAACAGATTAGAAGGTCCTATTCCTGTTTCGATTTGTCAGATCCCCTCCCTCAAGTACCTGAATTTAGAATGGAATGATCTAACAGGACGACTTCCGTTGTGCATACTTCAGCTTCCTAAGCTTTCATCTCTTTATATTCAGAGGAATAACCTGAATGGTAATTTGCCATTGTCTTTATTCCGAAAATCTAGATTGAATGAAATTAGCTTAGGAACGAGTGGATTGTCAGTGCAAATCGACGATCAAGATCAAACCTTCGAGCAAACGTTCCATCCGACAATTTTGGATTTTACATCTTGCAACATGAGAGGAGAAATCCCGGATTTCTTTTCGAATTTCACAAGCCTCGTGGTTTTAAATTTGGCTAACAATAGTCTATCGGGCGCCATACCACATTGGTTGTTCAATCTCCCTGCCCTCTCTATACTAGCTTTGCCTATGAATAACTTCAAGGGATTTATACCTCCAACGATTCAGCTGAAATCTTCTCGTTTCCCAACAATAGTAAATTTAGCAAGAAACAACCTTCAAGGCCCAATCCCTACTCAGCTCGAGAATGTTAATGTCATCGATTTGTCACTCAACAATTTCGTAGGCACAATTCCATCAAGGATAGGAGAAGTTCCCGGTATCAGGTCCGTATCATTATCCGGAAACAAAATTCAGGGTCCAATACCTGAATCATTTTGCCAATCGACGAACGTTCTCCAGGTTCTTGATCTGTCTAATAATAGCTTGTCAGGCACCATTCGACGTAATCTGGGAAATTGCAAATCTCTGATTTACCTTAATCTTGGACAAAACAAGCTCACTGGAAGTGTTCCAAAAGAACTTGAACGCGTTACAAGCCTTTGTTACCTTGACCTGAAAGGGAATCAGTTCGAAGGATCTTTTCCAAGAGTCATCGAAAACTTTCAAGATTTGGAGATCCTGAACTTGGCAGGCAATAGATTCAAAGGACGGATACCAAATTTCATTGGTGACCTGCACCACCTCCGTATCCTCGTGCTTGCATCGAACACTTTCAACGAATCTATCCCGGCAGGgctaatgaagttggaaaatctACAATATATCAGTTTGGCTAACAACAATCTGTCGGGTCCCATTCCTGATAATCTTGATGGCTTGAAAATGATGACGAAAACACAAAATGAAGCGAAAATCATAGGTTATCTTTACTCACTCAAGTTCACTGGTGCTCAGCTAGAAATAGTCACCAAAGGACGAACACATCTTCTTGAGTCAGTTTATTCCTACAACACTGGATTCGATATCTCGAGCAATGCTCTTACTGGTAAAATCCCTGAAATGATTGGCCTTTTGAGTGGACTCCCATTGCTAAACCTCTCACATAACAATCTTTTTGGACTGATTCCAAAGACTATAGGCGGGATGATTTCACTCGAGTCGTTGGATCTCAGCGACAACCATTTGACAGGTGAAATTCCAGTGACATTGACATTGTTAGATTTTCTTCAACATCTCAACTTGTCTTATAACAATTTGAGCGGGAAAATTCCAAGAAATCCACATTTTGACACTTTGTATCAAGATGGGACAGCATATATTGGGAATAAATACTTATGTGGTACTCCTGATGGGACGAATTGCAGTTACAATGGACCCTCTATTACTGAAATAATAGAGGACATATATGATCAAGAAAATGTCCTTTTTGTTTTAGTTATATTCTTGGGCTATGTAACAGGAATTTCTGGATTGTTTTTGCTCTTATATTTGATGAAGGAAAATTGGAGGAACATGTACTGGAGAGCAGTAGACAGAATTGTGTTAAAAATAGTGAAGAAATTGTTATAA
- the LOC132066845 gene encoding transcription repressor OFP13-like encodes MAKKLKISSIFKKRETPGAAATWQWPSCTHSKTLSFRADDNIFKTINSVFFDPFDGTETSESFFTNSSSDQSLASNCISTESHEEIIKGVRSERLFFEPGTTSSIFQEPKKICKSQQEEGENQEDDFPFKESIIWAMESKDPYLDFKKSMKEMVETQGIKDWENLQELLAWYLKMNGEVNHGFVLGAFVDLVMELVIPTTPSTTSDNSITSYSSAASSSFSCPSSPLSSLGHKEIEEQENEKSLRI; translated from the coding sequence ATGGCCAAGAAATTGAAGATCTCttctattttcaagaaaagagaaacaCCAGGGGCAGCAGCCACTTGGCAATGGCCTTCTTGTACACATTCCAAGACTCTATCTTTTAGAGCTGATGACAACATCTTCAAGACTATAAATTCAGTCTTTTTTGACCCTTTTGATGGAACTGAAACCTCAGAatcttttttcacaaattcatcATCAGATCAATCATTAGCTAGCAATTGCATTTCCACAGAATCACATGAAGAAATCATAAAAGGGGTTAGATCAGAAAGGCTATTTTTTGAACCTGGTACTACAAGTTCAATATttcaagaaccaaaaaaaatatgtaaaagcCAACAAGAAGAAggtgaaaatcaagaagatGATTTTCCATTTAAAGAGAGTATAATTTGGGCTATGGAATCGAAGGACCCTTATTTggatttcaagaaatcaatgaaGGAAATGGTGGAGACACAAGGTATTAAAGATTGGGAAAATTTGCAAGAATTATTAGCATGGTATTTGAAGATGAATGGGGAAGTAAATCATGGATTTGTTTTAGGTGCTTTCGTCGATCTGGTTATGGAACTTGTTATCCCTACTACTCCGAGTACTACTTCGGATAACTCAATTACTTCTTATTCTTctgctgcttcttcttctttttcttgtcccTCTTCTCCTTTGTCTTCTTTAGGACATAAGGAGATTGAGGAGCAAGAAAATGAGAAGTCCCTTAGGATCTAG